Part of the Vicinamibacteria bacterium genome, TTCCGCGGTCCCAAGTCGCTCCGGGTGGTATGGGATGCCTGATTGGCAGGGCTTCGTTTCCCTGGTGCCGCCGCCTCCCTGGTACTACTCCGGCGATCTTCTGACAATCGAGTATCGAACCGATCCCGGGAAAGTGGCGGCCCTTCTGCCGGACCCGCTCGAGCTTGCCGGAGAAGACCCCGGAGCGGTCGCGGCGATCTGGGCGGACTGGCAGTCCTGCTCGGGGAGCTTCGAGGAGCTCCTCGATCCGGTCCGTTCGCAATATAAAGAGTGCTTCTACGTCGTCCGCTGCCGCTACCGGGGCGAAACGTACTCTCGCTGCGTCGATATCTGGGTCGACAAGGACTTCTCCCTGGTGAGGGGCTACCATCAGGGCTATCCGAAGAAACTCGGGGAGATCTGGATGACCCGCCCGGTCACGGTCGGCCGCGCCGGACCGCGCCTCGAGCCAGGCGGTCGATTCGGCGCGAGCCTCTCCGCCGGCGGTCGGCGGATCCTGGACGCAGAGTTGATACTCACCGGTCCCAGTGAAACCGGCGGCTTCGTGAACGCACACGCCATGTTGCATCACCGCATTCTGCCGGCCATCGAGTCGGACGGTCCCAATGCTCTTCACGAGATCGTGACGATGAGGGGGGAGGACGTCGACCTCGGGCCTGCTTACCGGGGAGAGGCAGAGCTTCATCAGCACCACCCGTTTCTCGAGCCGAAAGAGATACTCGCAGGGTATTGGAGGAGCGTCGGAGTCACGTGGAAGGGAGGCACCACGCTGGAGCGTCATCATGGGTGAGGTCGTCGGCGCCGGGCTCTTGTCTCATGCACCGACGATCATGCTTCCCCAAGAGACCCGATACGAGCTCAACGAAGGCAAGGAGATCAGTCTCGTCCCCGGCCTGAGACGCCTGCGTGGCGAGGTCCTGGACCGGCTTCGCGCCGATACCTTCGTCATATTCGACACGCACTGGTTCAGCACCGTCGAGCACCTCGTGGCTTCGCACGCACACCGCTCGGGCAAGTTCACGTCCGATGAGCTTCCGCGCGGCATGTGTCAAGTGCCCTATGACTACGACGGAGACCCGGAGCTCGCGACCCTCACGGCTGAGATTGCGAACGAACAGGGCACGCGCAGTTTCGCGGTCGACGATCCGTGTCTTCCCCTGCACTACCCCACGATCAATCTCGTCACCTATCTCCATGCGGGCGAGCGTGTCGTCTCGGTGAGCATCGCGCAGACGGGTGAGCCTCACGACTTCCTTGCGTTCGGCGCCGCGCTCGGGCGAGCCATCGAGAAGCTCGATCGCCGCGTCGTGCTGATGGCATCCGGCGGCATGAGCCATCGTTTCTGGCCTCTCGGTGAGCTCGAGAAGCACGAGTCGTCGGATCCGATCCACATCCGGACTCCTGAAGCGCGCTCCGCGGACGAGAGTCGCATCGCTCTCATGGAAAAGGGCGATCACGCACGCATTATCGCGACGATGGACGACTACCTCCCCTTCTCACCTGAGGGACAGTTCGGGCACTACTTGATGATGGTGGGAGCTCTCGGTGGCGGCGATTGCATCGCGCCCGGCAAGCGATTCTCCGAGTACGAGAACGCGACCGGGACCGGACAAGTGCACGTCTGGTTCGAGCGGCCCGAGGCGGGCTGGATGGGAAGGAGCAGGAATCGATGAAGAAAGCCCTTGTCGTCGTCGCGGCAGTGCTCGCGACGGCGCCGTACTCCGCCTCGCAGACGTTGCGCATTACCTTGCTCGGTACCGGAAATCCCCGTCCGACGATGGAGCGCTTCGGTCCCTCCGTTCTCGTCGAAGCCGACGAAACCTCGATCGTCATCGACGTCGGACGGGGCGCCATTCAACGCCTATTCCAGATCGGAAGCGCGGAGCAGATCCGCGCCGTCGATTTGATTCTGTTCACCCACCTCCATTCCGACCACGTCGTGGGCTTTCCCGATCTCTGGCTCACGGGATGGATCTTCGGTCGCGATCGGCCCCTATCCGTCCTCGGCCCGCCGGGAACGCAGGCGATGTGCGACCACCTCGAGAAGGCCTTCGCTTTCGACAAGAGCGTTCGCAGCGGAGACGAGGGCTATCATGCCGATGGAATCGTTCTCGAAGTCCGTGACGTCGAGCCGAGCGTCATCCTCGATCGCGACGGGCTGAAGATCACCGCCTTCGCTGTCGATCATGGGGGCGGTGTGGTGCCCTCCTACGGGTACCGGGTCGATTTCCACGGTCGCTCGGCGGCGTTCTCGGGAGATACGCGGTACTACGAGCCCATCGTCGAGCACGCCCGGGGCGTGGACGTTCTGGTGCACGAGGTCATCAGCCCCGAGGTCGAGCTTCGCCGGGCGAAGGTCGTCGGCCCTGGTACCGTCGAGCGCGTCATCGCGCACCACGCGAGCCCCGAGCAAGTCGGCAGCATTTTCGCGAAGGTGAGACCCCGGCTCGCCGTTTACTCGCACATCGTCCCGTCGCCCGCGCTCGCCGAGGATCTGATCCCGCCCACGCGAAAGACGTACGATGGGCCGCTCGCCGTGGGCTACGACCTGATGCAGATCGAGATTGGCGATACGATCGAAGTTCACCCGAGGCGGACGGTCGGCGACCAGTGACACCGGAATGCGGATCCTGCACGTCGCCGACCGACTGACGGATCGAGGCGGCGCTTATCACTATCCATTTGCTCTCATCGGGCGACAGATAGAGAAGCATGACGTCGAGCTCATCGCAGGAAGCCGCGAGCCCGGCGTTGCGGCACCGTGTCCTGCCCGCGTGAAGAGTTCACGCATCAAGGCGACCAATTCGGGTGATGTGATTGCAGTCCCACTGATAAGATACCGCTGTCGTGAAAAAAGCCCCGGAGCTCACGCCGGCCGAGCGATTCCGCATCGCGCTCGATCTCTTCGATGACGGAGTCCGTCTCATGCGGCAGAACCTCAAACGGGAGCATCCGGACGCGAGTGAGCAGCAGATCGAGGAGCGACTCCGGGCCTGGCTCCGTCACCGGCCTGGCGCGGAGGACGGCGACTGCCCCGGGCGCCGACTCGACTGGCCGCTGAATAGACGGTGAGCTTTCTGGAGCCGGCCCTTCGGCGCCTGTGTGGTGAGCTCGAGAAGGCCGGGGTTGGGCTTCTCCCTGATCGGAAGGCTCGCCGTCTCGGTGCGCTCCGAACCGCGCTTTACCCGCGACGTTTTTCCCGAAACCACACTTCTATGGGGAGATTTCAGCCGATGGGACCCACGGTGACGCGATACAACTATCTGTAGGCTTGCGTCAAGGTAAAGACCAGTCCTCCATCGGCAATCCGCCGATGAGCTCGAAATCCTGCGTGTTCCGTGTCACGATGATCCCCTCGACCGATTGAACCGTTGCCGCGATTCGCAGATCCATCGTTCCGACGGAACCGTGCTGACGGCGGAGGGTCCCGTAGATCTCAGCGGCCTTCTGATCGAAATCAAGGATCCGAATCGCACAGAAGAATTCCAGCATTTCCCGAAGTCGTCGGTATGCGACTTCGAGTCGCTCGGGCGTGTTCGCACGACGGACCACGGTTAGGCGACCTCGGAGTTGCTCTTCGTACGTAACGATCGAAGTAGCAACCGCTTCTTCCGGAATGTCTCCGAACCGCTCTACGACGTTTCGATCGCCGCGTTGGAGGAGAGTGATGTGGTCCGTATCGAGGACGAACGGTCCCATCAGGACGCGGGCTCGCTCGCGTCTGTTTCCTGGCGGTAGGACTGCATCGCTTCGACAAACTCGTCGAACGTCTCGTCGTCCGCCCACATACCGGCGAAATCACGCAGCGAGGGAGTCTGCGACACCGTTTCGACTTCAATCTTCACGAGCTCCGCTTCGGAGACGAACTCTGCTACAGCGTCGCGCGCTCGTTCGATCGCTTCGGCACGGGAGGCGGCCTTCACGGTGCAGTTCGGAAAGCCGACAACGGTCGCCGTGAAACGGTTTCCCGTCTTCTTGACGAACACGTTGTAAGTCAGTTTCCTAGGTGTGCTTTCGATTGGCATCGATCTTTCCTATCCGAACACCATTCTACCCATGCAGGGGAGAGGACTCAAAGCCGCAACGTCTACGTCGGTCACGATGGAAACGGCTATCGGAGGACGGACATACGCGTGGCGCGGACGTCGTGATCACAGTGGGGGACGGTGATGCCCGAGTCGAGGGGCTCGTTCATGCCCTGCAACGGGAAGGTTACGCGGTTCTCTCCATCGTGACCGCCAACTCGAATCGATGCTCGACGAGTTGGTGGCAGACAGGGAATAAAAGCTCGTCACACTCGGCGCGGTGGCAATCAGATCGCGATGACGGTCAAGATTTCCTCGAGGCCGGCGAAGTCGTCGGGGTTTCTCGTGTAGAGCGGCAGACCGTTGGCCGCGGCGGTGGCGGCGATCAGTAGATCGGCGAAGCGGGTTCGGCTGGAACGTCCGGCTGCTCTCGCGGCAGCGAAGACCAGGCCATAGGTTCTAGCCGCTTCGGAATCGAAAGGTAGTGGATTCCATGTCGACGCCGCCCATTGGAGCCGGTCCTGGCGTCGCGCCTTCTCCTGCGCGTCGGGAGTGGCGTGGGGCCCGCCAGCCAATTCGGCAAGGGTCACTGCTGTGATCGCCGATTCATCGGGGAGAAGGGCAGGGTCGACTACATCATGGTCCACGACCACCGAAGTATCGAGCAACCCCTTCGTCGGCTCAACCATCGACGGACTGGTCTACGACGGCATCGAGATCGGCCCGAAACCTTCGTGCGTCGACCCGAGGGGCACGTCGTCCAGCCTCCAGGATCGCGACCCGCGGCACGAATCTGCGAGGTGGAATGGGTCGGAGCTCCGCGACCGGGACTCCGTTGCGCGTGACGACGATCGTCTGTCCCGCCTGGACTTCGCGCAGTACGGCGCCAGAGTCATTCCGCAGCTCTCTCTGCGTGATGGTTCTACTCATATCCCAATGTAGCACATGTAGCATTTGGTGGCAAAGGGGGGGGCAGCGGCCCATCGATTCCGTGTCT contains:
- a CDS encoding MBL fold metallo-hydrolase; translation: MKKALVVVAAVLATAPYSASQTLRITLLGTGNPRPTMERFGPSVLVEADETSIVIDVGRGAIQRLFQIGSAEQIRAVDLILFTHLHSDHVVGFPDLWLTGWIFGRDRPLSVLGPPGTQAMCDHLEKAFAFDKSVRSGDEGYHADGIVLEVRDVEPSVILDRDGLKITAFAVDHGGGVVPSYGYRVDFHGRSAAFSGDTRYYEPIVEHARGVDVLVHEVISPEVELRRAKVVGPGTVERVIAHHASPEQVGSIFAKVRPRLAVYSHIVPSPALAEDLIPPTRKTYDGPLAVGYDLMQIEIGDTIEVHPRRTVGDQ
- a CDS encoding type II toxin-antitoxin system prevent-host-death family antitoxin; this translates as MSRTITQRELRNDSGAVLREVQAGQTIVVTRNGVPVAELRPIPPRRFVPRVAILEAGRRAPRVDARRFRADLDAVVDQSVDG
- a CDS encoding type II toxin-antitoxin system VapC family toxin — its product is MGPFVLDTDHITLLQRGDRNVVERFGDIPEEAVATSIVTYEEQLRGRLTVVRRANTPERLEVAYRRLREMLEFFCAIRILDFDQKAAEIYGTLRRQHGSVGTMDLRIAATVQSVEGIIVTRNTQDFELIGGLPMEDWSLP
- a CDS encoding type II toxin-antitoxin system HicB family antitoxin, coding for MPIESTPRKLTYNVFVKKTGNRFTATVVGFPNCTVKAASRAEAIERARDAVAEFVSEAELVKIEVETVSQTPSLRDFAGMWADDETFDEFVEAMQSYRQETDASEPAS
- a CDS encoding catechol 1,2-dioxygenase; the encoded protein is MGEVVGAGLLSHAPTIMLPQETRYELNEGKEISLVPGLRRLRGEVLDRLRADTFVIFDTHWFSTVEHLVASHAHRSGKFTSDELPRGMCQVPYDYDGDPELATLTAEIANEQGTRSFAVDDPCLPLHYPTINLVTYLHAGERVVSVSIAQTGEPHDFLAFGAALGRAIEKLDRRVVLMASGGMSHRFWPLGELEKHESSDPIHIRTPEARSADESRIALMEKGDHARIIATMDDYLPFSPEGQFGHYLMMVGALGGGDCIAPGKRFSEYENATGTGQVHVWFERPEAGWMGRSRNR
- a CDS encoding acetoacetate decarboxylase family protein, which encodes MPDWQGFVSLVPPPPWYYSGDLLTIEYRTDPGKVAALLPDPLELAGEDPGAVAAIWADWQSCSGSFEELLDPVRSQYKECFYVVRCRYRGETYSRCVDIWVDKDFSLVRGYHQGYPKKLGEIWMTRPVTVGRAGPRLEPGGRFGASLSAGGRRILDAELILTGPSETGGFVNAHAMLHHRILPAIESDGPNALHEIVTMRGEDVDLGPAYRGEAELHQHHPFLEPKEILAGYWRSVGVTWKGGTTLERHHG
- a CDS encoding type II toxin-antitoxin system VapC family toxin translates to MVEPTKGLLDTSVVVDHDVVDPALLPDESAITAVTLAELAGGPHATPDAQEKARRQDRLQWAASTWNPLPFDSEAARTYGLVFAAARAAGRSSRTRFADLLIAATAAANGLPLYTRNPDDFAGLEEILTVIAI